Proteins from a single region of Sinorhizobium alkalisoli:
- a CDS encoding peptidylprolyl isomerase codes for MAEIKDPENTIIMETTKGRVVIELMPDVAPGHVARIKELAREGAYDGVVFHRVIEDFMAQTGDVQYGKTGGDQFNPARAGMGGSSKPDLKAEFSDVSHVRGTCSMARSQMPNSANSQFFICFTDAPWLNKQYSVWGQVVEGMENIDKIKRGEPVRDPDSIVSMRVAADA; via the coding sequence ATGGCCGAGATCAAGGATCCGGAAAACACGATCATCATGGAAACCACGAAGGGCAGGGTGGTGATCGAGCTCATGCCGGACGTGGCTCCGGGCCATGTCGCCCGCATAAAGGAACTTGCGCGCGAAGGCGCCTATGATGGCGTGGTTTTCCATCGCGTGATCGAGGACTTCATGGCCCAGACCGGCGACGTGCAGTACGGGAAGACCGGCGGCGACCAGTTCAATCCGGCGCGCGCCGGCATGGGCGGCTCCTCCAAGCCGGACCTCAAAGCCGAGTTCTCCGACGTCTCCCATGTGCGCGGCACCTGCTCGATGGCTCGCAGCCAGATGCCGAACTCGGCCAATTCGCAGTTCTTCATCTGCTTCACCGACGCTCCCTGGCTCAACAAGCAGTATTCCGTCTGGGGACAGGTGGTCGAAGGCATGGAGAATATCGACAAGATCAAGCGCGGCGAGCCGGTGCGCGATCCCGATTCGATCGTGTCGATGCGGGTTGCCGCCGACGCCTGA
- the tgt gene encoding tRNA guanosine(34) transglycosylase Tgt produces the protein MTDTFQFKLLATDGKARRGEVLMPRGTIRTPAFMPVGTVGTVKAMYLDQVRELGADIILGNTYHLMLRPGAERVARLGGLHKFIRWERPILTDSGGFQVMSLSSLRKLNEQGVTFKSHVDGALYHMSPERSIEIQGLLDSDIQMQLDECVALPAEPDEIERAMEMSLRWAERCKTAFGDQPGKAMFGIVQGGDSPKLRERSALALKDLDLKGYAVGGLAVGEPQEVMLDMLDVTCPALPEEKPRYLMGVGTPDDILKSVAHGIDMFDCVMPTRSGRHGLAFTRHGRINLRNARHAEDTRPLDEQSSCPATRDYSRAYLHHLIRSNESLGGMLLSWNNLAYYQELMVGIRKAIEAGRYADFMAETHEGWQRGDLPPV, from the coding sequence ATGACTGACACGTTTCAATTCAAGCTACTTGCAACGGACGGCAAGGCGCGGCGCGGCGAGGTTCTCATGCCACGGGGCACGATACGCACGCCGGCCTTCATGCCGGTCGGTACCGTCGGCACGGTCAAGGCGATGTATCTCGACCAGGTCCGCGAGCTCGGCGCCGACATCATCCTCGGCAATACCTATCATCTGATGCTGCGCCCCGGCGCCGAGCGCGTAGCGCGTCTCGGCGGCCTGCACAAATTCATCCGCTGGGAGCGGCCGATCCTGACCGACAGCGGCGGCTTCCAGGTTATGTCGCTCTCCAGCCTGCGCAAGCTCAACGAACAGGGCGTCACCTTCAAGAGCCATGTCGACGGCGCGCTCTATCACATGTCGCCCGAGCGCTCGATCGAGATCCAGGGGCTGCTCGACAGCGACATTCAGATGCAGCTCGACGAATGCGTGGCGCTGCCGGCAGAGCCCGACGAGATCGAGCGCGCCATGGAAATGTCGCTGCGCTGGGCCGAACGCTGCAAGACCGCATTCGGCGATCAGCCGGGCAAGGCCATGTTCGGCATCGTGCAGGGCGGCGATAGTCCGAAACTCCGCGAGCGCTCGGCGCTGGCACTGAAGGATCTCGACCTCAAGGGCTATGCCGTCGGCGGTCTTGCCGTCGGCGAACCGCAGGAGGTCATGCTCGACATGCTGGACGTCACCTGTCCGGCCCTGCCGGAGGAGAAGCCGCGCTATCTAATGGGCGTCGGCACCCCCGACGACATTCTGAAGTCGGTCGCGCATGGCATCGACATGTTCGACTGCGTCATGCCGACCCGTTCAGGCCGCCATGGGCTGGCCTTCACCCGCCATGGCCGCATCAACCTGCGCAATGCACGGCATGCGGAGGACACGCGGCCGCTCGACGAGCAGTCCTCCTGTCCGGCGACGCGCGACTACTCGCGCGCCTACCTGCATCATCTTATCCGCTCGAACGAATCGCTCGGCGGCATGCTGCTCAGCTGGAACAATCTCGCCTACTATCAGGAACTCATGGTCGGCATCCGAAAGGCCATCGAAGCGGGGCGCTATGCCGATTTCATGGCGGAGACGCACGAAGGCTGGCAGCGCGGCGACCTGCCACCGGTGTAA
- the coaD gene encoding pantetheine-phosphate adenylyltransferase → MTTAFYPGSFDPMTNGHLDVLVQALNVASKVIVAIGIHPGKTPLFSFEERAALIRQSLGESLPERAGDIAIVAFGNLVVDAAREHGASLLVRGLRDGTDLDYEMQMAGMNRQMAPDIQTLFLPAGTASRPITATLVRQIAAMGGDVSAFVPKAVYRALQAKHNA, encoded by the coding sequence ATGACCACGGCATTCTATCCCGGTTCCTTCGACCCGATGACGAACGGGCATCTCGACGTGCTCGTCCAGGCGCTGAATGTCGCTTCGAAGGTGATCGTGGCGATCGGCATCCATCCCGGTAAGACACCGCTTTTTTCATTCGAGGAGCGCGCGGCGCTCATCCGCCAGTCGCTGGGCGAATCCCTGCCGGAAAGGGCTGGAGATATCGCCATCGTCGCCTTCGGCAACCTTGTGGTCGATGCCGCCCGCGAACACGGCGCATCCCTTCTGGTACGAGGTTTGCGCGACGGCACCGACCTCGACTACGAAATGCAGATGGCCGGCATGAACCGGCAGATGGCGCCCGACATCCAGACGCTGTTTCTGCCAGCGGGAACGGCCTCGCGGCCCATTACGGCCACATTGGTCCGGCAGATCGCGGCCATGGGCGGCGACGTCAGCGCCTTCGTTCCCAAGGCGGTCTATCGGGCGCTGCAGGCAAAGCACAACGCCTGA
- a CDS encoding peptidylprolyl isomerase produces the protein MKILHFALAGALALASFTGGALAQSNDDYLTIELKDGPVVIELRPDIAPKHVQRIKELAAAAEYDNVAFHRVIQGFMAQTGDVQYGDMQEGFRPELAGTGGSSKPDLPAEFSDVPFERGTVGMARSQDPNSANSQFFIMFAPGDFLNGQYTVVGKVVEGMENVDKIKRGDEANNGAVSDPDRMINVKVGK, from the coding sequence ATGAAAATCCTCCATTTCGCTCTCGCCGGCGCACTGGCGCTTGCCTCCTTCACGGGCGGCGCGCTCGCACAGTCGAACGACGACTACCTGACCATCGAACTCAAGGACGGTCCTGTCGTGATCGAACTGCGTCCGGACATCGCGCCGAAGCACGTCCAGCGGATCAAGGAACTGGCAGCTGCCGCAGAATACGACAATGTCGCCTTCCACCGCGTGATCCAGGGTTTCATGGCCCAGACCGGTGACGTTCAGTACGGCGACATGCAGGAGGGCTTTCGGCCCGAGCTCGCCGGAACCGGCGGCTCCTCGAAACCCGATCTGCCGGCCGAGTTCTCCGACGTGCCTTTCGAGCGCGGCACTGTCGGCATGGCCCGTTCGCAGGACCCCAACAGCGCCAATTCGCAGTTCTTCATCATGTTCGCGCCCGGCGACTTCCTCAACGGCCAGTACACGGTCGTCGGAAAGGTCGTCGAAGGCATGGAGAACGTCGACAAGATCAAGCGGGGTGACGAAGCCAACAATGGCGCCGTCAGCGACCCCGACCGGATGATCAACGTCAAGGTCGGCAAGTAA
- the queA gene encoding tRNA preQ1(34) S-adenosylmethionine ribosyltransferase-isomerase QueA, producing MRVDLFDFDLPETSIALRPASPRDSARMLVVRPQGERLLADNCVLDLPSFLKAGDALVFNDTKVIPAQLEGIRRRGEDVATSVSLTLHMRVTADRWKAFARPAKRLKAGDRISFGHGENVCLLGALEATVEEKGEAGEVTLRFDLSGPALDEAIMSVGHIPLPPYIASKRPEDARDRTDYQTIYAREEGAVAAPTAGLHFTDRLFAKLDQAGIERHFVTLHVGAGTFLPVKADDTEDHVMHEEIGHVDAATAEKINAVRARGGRIVCVGTTSLRLVESAATKEGSIRPWSGPTGIFITPGYRFRAVDALVTNFHLPKSTLFMLVSAFAGLDTMRAAYTHAIASGYRFYSYGDASLLFRKD from the coding sequence ATGCGCGTAGACCTGTTTGACTTCGACCTGCCGGAGACTTCGATTGCGCTGAGGCCCGCGAGCCCGCGCGACAGTGCACGCATGCTCGTCGTGCGGCCGCAAGGCGAGCGGCTTCTTGCGGATAACTGTGTTCTCGACCTGCCATCGTTCCTGAAGGCCGGCGATGCTCTCGTTTTCAACGATACCAAGGTCATACCGGCCCAGCTCGAAGGTATCCGCAGGCGCGGCGAGGACGTAGCCACGTCGGTATCCCTGACGCTGCATATGCGCGTTACGGCCGATCGCTGGAAGGCGTTCGCACGTCCGGCCAAGCGGCTGAAAGCCGGCGACAGGATCAGTTTCGGTCACGGCGAAAACGTCTGCCTGCTTGGTGCACTTGAAGCTACGGTCGAAGAAAAAGGCGAGGCCGGCGAAGTCACGCTCCGGTTCGACCTTTCCGGACCTGCACTCGACGAGGCGATCATGAGCGTGGGCCACATCCCGCTGCCGCCCTATATCGCTTCGAAGCGCCCGGAGGACGCCCGCGACCGGACCGATTACCAGACGATCTATGCGCGGGAAGAGGGGGCCGTGGCGGCTCCGACGGCTGGACTGCACTTCACCGATCGGCTCTTTGCCAAGCTCGACCAGGCGGGCATCGAGCGCCATTTCGTTACCCTCCACGTGGGCGCCGGCACTTTCCTGCCGGTCAAGGCCGACGATACCGAAGACCATGTGATGCATGAAGAAATCGGCCATGTGGACGCGGCAACGGCGGAGAAGATAAACGCTGTTCGCGCCCGAGGCGGACGCATCGTCTGCGTCGGCACGACATCGCTTCGGCTCGTCGAAAGCGCGGCAACGAAGGAAGGCAGTATCCGTCCCTGGTCGGGCCCGACCGGCATTTTCATCACCCCCGGCTACCGCTTCCGTGCCGTCGACGCGCTGGTGACCAATTTCCACCTGCCGAAATCGACCCTGTTCATGCTCGTTTCCGCTTTCGCCGGCCTCGATACCATGCGCGCCGCCTACACCCATGCGATCGCATCCGGCTATCGCTTCTATTCCTACGGCGATGCAAGCCTGCTTTTCCGGAAAGACTGA